From the genome of Bactrocera oleae isolate idBacOlea1 chromosome 2, idBacOlea1, whole genome shotgun sequence, one region includes:
- the LOC106622735 gene encoding probable cytochrome P450 12e1, mitochondrial, with amino-acid sequence MLSRHLIKFDALVGYSLKSTVLRGYATAVEQTQVNETASAPNDWENARPYSEMPGPSKYEMIRGFLPGGPFYKQTFIEGMTNMAQKYGDVYRIPAMFGRPEMVLDLNPNDYPIIFRNEGIWPERRTFETFIYHRKVHREEFFRGVSGLLTTTGEEWAKIRTAVNPVLMQPKNAKLYLNTLLEVNDEFLERIRHIRDPLTLEVPDDFHDDINRLTLEGVVSIALNTRLGMIHKNRDNPESKIFLKEIRNFFDLSEEVEIKPSIWKIIKTPKFYQLMKTLDKLTVLCNKYIDEALKRIDLDSEGKFTSEENKEKSVLEKLLKIDRKIAVVMALDMMMAGVDTTSSTLTGILFCIAKNPDKQQKLFKELKSILPNKDSHLTVENMQNLPYLRACIKEGMRYHPIIAGTMRRLPNDVVLSGYRIPAGIDISVSSNLLLRNEKFVEEPNKYIPERWLRNDIEGKKYQLNNPFLFLPFGFGPRSCVGKRIVDLELEVTLARLVRNFMIEFNYSTDNAFVPKMVFIPAIPLKFRFEERKE; translated from the exons atgttaTCACGTCATCTAATCAAATTCGATGCACTAGTAGGGTATTCGTTAAAGTCTACGGTTTTAAGGGGGTATGCAACAGCTGTGGAACAAACGCAG GTAAATGAAACAGCGTCAGCTCCTAACGATTGGGAAAACGCGCGTCCATATTCAGAAATGCCAGGTCCAAGCAAGTATGAAATGATTCGTGGATTTTTACCAGGAG GACCGTTTTATAAGCAAACATTTATTGAAGGAATGACCAATATGGCACAAAAATATGGCGATGTCTATCGAATTCCTGCCATGTTTGGCAGACCAGAAATGGTTTTGGATCTTAATCCAAATGATTATCCAATAATATTTCGCAATGAGGGAATTTGGCCAGAACGACGTACTTTCGAAACCTTCATTTATCATCGTAAGGTGCATAGGGAAGAATTTTTTCGAGGCGTGAGTGGACTATTGACAAC aaCTGGCGAGGAATGGGCAAAAATACGTACCGCCGTTAATCCAGTTCTAATGCAACCTAAAAACGCCAAACTCTACTTAAACACGTTATTGGAAGTCAATGATGAATTTCTCGAAAg aatacGTCACATACGCGATCCTTTAACGCTCGAAGTTCCCGATGACTTTCATGACGATATTAATCGCCTCACTTTAGAGGGCGTAGTGAGTATCGCACTGAATACCCGCTTAGGAATGATACATAAAAATCGTGATAATccggaaagtaaaatatttttgaaagaaatccGCAATTTTTTCGATCTATCCGAAGAGGTAGAAATCAAGCCATCCATTTGGAAGATAATCAAAACACCGAAGTTTTATCAACTAATGAAAACATTGGATAAGCTTACAGTGTTGTGCAATAAGTATATTGATGAGGCGCTAAAACGAATTGATTTGGATAGTGAGGGGAAATTCACCTCCGAGGAAAATAAGGAAAAGAGCGTATTAGAGAAACTATTGAAAATTGATCGCAAAATCGCAGTGGTTATGGCTTTGGATATGATGATGGCTGGCGTCGATACA ACAAGCTCCACCTTAACGggcattttattttgcattgctAAAAATCCGGACAAACAACAGAAACTATTTAAGGAACTAAAAAGCATTTTGCCAAATAAGGACTCCCATTTGACTGTAGAGAATATGCAAAATCTTCCATATCTACGCGCTTGTATTAAGGAAGGCATGCGCTATCATCCCATTATTGCTGGCACTATGCGTCGGCTGCCAAACGACGTTGTGCTGAGCGGATATCGTATTCCTGCCGGTATTGATATATCGGTTAGCTCCAATTTGCTGTTACGCAATGAGAAATTTGTGGAAGagccaaataaatatataccagAGCGTTGGCTGCGGAATGACATCGAGGGTAAAAAATATCAACTTAACAACCCATTTCTATTTCTTCCCTTCGGCTTCGGTCCGCGCAGTTGCGTGGGTAAACGAATTGTGGACCTAGAATTGGAGGTCACCTTGGCGCGTTTGGTGCGCAATTTCATGATAGAATTCAATTATTCAACGGACAATGCTTTTGTACCGAAAATGGTATTCATACCAGCTATACCACTTAAATTCAGATTCGAAGAAAGAAAGGAGTGA